The Candoia aspera isolate rCanAsp1 chromosome 6, rCanAsp1.hap2, whole genome shotgun sequence genome has a segment encoding these proteins:
- the ARL14 gene encoding ADP-ribosylation factor-like protein 14, whose amino-acid sequence MGLINTTQLKVKQAQIILLGLDSAGKSTLLYKLKCNEVFLTLPTIGFNVEMIKTSKDMTLTIWDIGGQHKMRTAWDNYLEDPDCLVYVVDSADKRRLEESKKELELILRRDSIKNLPVVVLANKQDLLGALGAEEITRRLNMKKHCQNRNWYVQPCCAVTGEGLSEAFQKVTKFARFCIKSKQEGFAIFKKL is encoded by the coding sequence ATGGGGCTTATAAATACAACACAGTTGAAAGTCAAACAAGCCCAGATTATATTGCTCGGACTCGATTCAGCTGGGAAATCCACTCTACTATACAAGCTAAAATGTAATGAAGTCTTTCTAACCTTGCCAACAATTGGTTTTAACGTGGAGATGATTAAAACATCAAAAGATATGACTTTAACAATATGGGATATTGGAGGTCAGCACAAAATGAGGACTGCTTGGGACAACTATTTAGAAGACCCAGACTGCTTGGTCTATGTTGTGGACAGTGCTGACAAGCGGCGCTTGGAAGAATCAAAGAAAGAACTGGAGCTTATTTTAAGACGTGACAGTATAAAGAATCTGCCTGTGGTCGTACTGGCAAACAAGCAGGATCTTCTTGGAGCTCTGGGTGCTGAAGAAATAACTAGGAGACTCAACATGAAGAAGCATTGCCAAAACCGAAACTGGTATGTACAACCCTGTTGTGCAGTTACAGGAGAAGGACTCTCAGAAGCATTCCAAAAAGTGACAAAATTTGCAAGATTTTGCATAAAATCTAAACAAGAAGGCTTTGCAATTTTCAAAAAACTTTAA